The Myxocyprinus asiaticus isolate MX2 ecotype Aquarium Trade chromosome 4, UBuf_Myxa_2, whole genome shotgun sequence nucleotide sequence tataaggatcttgctgtttcacatttttgcccttaatttattgtcgccatggcaacaccgttcgatatatcaaaaatctgatcgcaatttagcatcttcaatgtcttagcataatgttgcctaaatttggtgacagtcacatgattcCCCCATGACTGTAATttcgaaagttgtccggcttgatgagaacaatatatgtagcaaatttggtgaccgtagaagaaactgaccccaccacttttgtcaaaaggtggcgctacagagctccccagccacgcccatgtgttaacttttgcccaggcctaatggccgacaactctgatgtgtgtgcaaaatatcatgaacatttaagcatgccaagtacctcaaaaacatgtgaatatacataaaaaggaataatgacatttaatgcattgccatggcaacactatttaaaatatcaataatcccttcagaattttaaatctacactgtcttgacattattctaaaaaaatttgaagcaatttaggaaaacataagagggatatttcaaagtctgttaaacgtgccacacttccttccgccagttggtggcgctacgaccgtTACCCAAAATAGCCACATtaatgtgatcagcccacaaggcaaaacatttggctcaattttgatgtaaatcacacgatgcacgcagaagatataagacacttcctTTTCCCATTTATTTATGTTAGTTTAttgcgtcgccatggcaacaccattcgagatatcaaaaataattttgcaatttagcatcatcaatgtcttggcatgatgttgcccacatttggtacctgtaacatgaaatccgtAGGAGGAGAATTTCAAATTcaagagcatgcatttttcaaacaatccaaaatgaccCACTTCCTGTTGagtggagcttatgactgtcagtgtgaaagttgtccagcttgatgagatctatatgtgtacaaagtttggtgactgtagctcaaaagggatgtgcttcAGAgtcccccgaacatgcccatcttctaggtggcactacagagtcccccctgcaactttgcccagccctaatggccgatgactctgatgtgtgtgcaaactttcaagagttttcacgcattttaagtaccccaaaagtaccgaaaaccttgaaaagaagaagaggaatccttagaagaacaatagggtctctgcactttcagtgcttgggccctaataatccttagaagaacatcagtgtctctgcactttcagtgctttggccctaataataataatccttagaagaacaatagtgccTCTGCACTTTCATTGCTTGGGCCCTATTCCTgttaatttaaatcacatttgacattttataacTTAAGTATTCTAAagacaaatgaatctccattttgattggatcagtcaatgcgAGCAATAATTTCTGgtattctcattagctacataaatttgcaacatttaaataaaatgttaaatattagatcaaactaCCTCAATTTATAGACATTACACGTAATGATCTCATAAATCAGgacaattttgcagtgcatagtgacaaacaggtgtttagaaaagttgtatattgtatatagttGTGTGgtattatttgttgattttttgtgttttgggagaaaattaaatcaaataggCATAGACATGTATGTACAGACTGAATTTGTCAGCAGGGTATAGAATTTTAAAGTTACAGATTCTTATACAGATTTAGATTTTACTAAGGGGATAGTTTGTATATATACCAGCCAATTTACCAGCATGGCTTGAAATATATTTTCCCCCTACAGAGCCATCTCTCTATATTATGAGCTCCAAGAAAATGACTTAGCCTTTATCAAGCAGTGCAAGGATGGTTCTGGCTTCCTCATAAACCTGATTGACTCACCAGGACACGTTGACTTCTCCTCTGAGGTGACGGCAGCTCTTAGAGTTACAGATGGTGCCCTTGTAGTGGTAGACTGTGTATCAGGTAGGGCAACATTTGCATGGCACATTAACCTTAATAGGTACctaatttttttcagaatttcacATTCACAATGCTTTTTAtctaaataaagcattatatacATTCACAGTCATGTATAATTAGATTTTGAAGGCAATATTTATAATCATGCAAACATAAGCGCCCACCAGACTATTTGTTGTAGCAAATAACCAAACCTGTGGGAAAAGATGTTCTAAATTTGCTTCGttccacaggtgtgtgtgtgcagacTGAAACTGTCTTGAGACAAGCCATTGCAGAGCGTATCAAGCCTGTCTTGATGATGAACAAGATGGACCGTGCTCTCCTTGAGCTGCAGCTGGAACCCGATGAGCTTTACCAAACTTTCCAGCGGATTGTGGAGAATGTGAATGTCATCATCTCAACCTACGGTGAAGGAGAGCATGGACCAATGGGAAACATTATGGTAGATCACTCATGCTGGAATCTGAATTTTAATAGGAAAACAAGAAATTTCGATAACACTTtccagtaaggttccatttgttaacattagttaatgcattagggattatgaactaacaatgaacaaggtattttttttactgcatttagtAATCTTGGTTTTTGttagaaaaatacaattgttcatttttagctcatgttagttaataatgcattaaacaatgaataacatatatacattttcattttaaaaatgtacactatatgttgaaattaacattaaccaagattaataaatgctttaaaagtatttttcattgttaatgaaacctttttgtaaagtgttactgaaatatCTTCATTTTTCACAGTTTTGACAGAAAAGTGAACAGAGGagagcatttgttttatttatctgtttctctctcCTTTAGGTGGATCCTGTGGTTGGGACTGTGGGATTTGGTTCAGGCCTCCATGGCTGGGCTTTTACTCTGAAGCAGTTTGCTGAGATGTATGTTGCCAAGTTTGCTGCTAAAGGAGATAAGAAGAAAGCAGACCTCTCTCCAGCAGAACGTGCCAGGAAAGTGGAAGAGATGATGAAAAAGCTTTGGGGAGATAAGTAAGCATCTTGTATTGTAAAGAAGAACATTGGAACACAATGACAGTATGAATTACTCATGTGATATCTCTTCATCtatctgtgtgtatgtatactcCTTTTAATTCAAGGCCTTCTTCTCCAGGTACTTTGATCCTTCCTGTGGAAAATTCAGCAAATCAGCAACAAATGCAGATGGCAATAAGTTGCCTCGTACTTTCTCCCAACTTGTCTTGGATCCAATCTTTAAAGTGTGCCTTTAAATCAATCCCTTCTTGTCAATATCTGGTTCATCTTTCAGTAGCAACCTTGAAAATGTATCTCCAACTTGAACTCTTTACACAGGTTTTTGATGCCATAATGAATTTCAAAAAAGAAGAGACCCAGAAATTGATTGACAAACTTGAAGTAAAGCTTGATGTGGAGGAcaaagaaaaagaaggaaaacCTCTTCTTAAGGTAAAAGTAATGATATAGATCAGGGCTTGGGGccaagtttatatttatatattatatatactgtttatatatatatatacacacacacacacacacacacacacagaacatataatttataaatatgtatatatatattatttaactttgtttaaataacttttaagattatttataaaaattattaattatctttaaaaaaaaaagtatcatatattatcatattttatcaactttGTACACAAAATATTTCGACATGACTGAGAGCAACTTGCAGAAAATCACATATTCATTCAGCCCCTCCGAGTAATTCACTGAAGGATTCGTCAAACTGATTCTAAACGAGAACTCATGAGCTGgtgaatcactgttttaaaagtaacggctcattagagtcatttagTCATGAATCGGACTAAACCAGTCACCGTGTTTGTTGTTGAGTACAGCCAATGAACACAACGCAATAGAAAGGCGCGCTGTTTTGGtgttatttcacggtgcatgcttttttatgtcatcacattcaattcagactgcaatctcataacttgggtaaaatataatttctttagtgatgCTGGTAGTGCAGCGGTGGAGCAAAGGAACATTGGAGTAGGAAAATTGAAAGATGCTGTTTTCATAGCTAACACTGgggtaaaaatatacaaaatgtgaatgcccaatttcaccagccactttgattttCTTTTACCAGCTCCTTTGGTTATTCATAAAGGTATATAAAACACCACTTCTGAAGCTGTAGTGAATGACAATTCATTAATGTCGCTGCATGTCATTTGCTTTGTATGGTTATGTATTCagccacaaatgtttggaattaagcaATGTTGCATTCACAAAGCGTTTAAacgtgaactgctctgtggaaatcaaGCGAAATAAActtagagcacctcctgagatggtctgaaataatttgcagcattctcatggaCGACACTGTTCTTGCAGTTGCAAACTATTTTCAGATGATGATTGAAACAGCAGAAGCAGTGAGCACCCTGCAAGCGTGTGTTCCATGAGAAGCGCTGTGCTAAAGGGCAGCAGAGTGCCTCTGAATACACAGCGAATCAacagcttttctttcgtctgttcttcagaATATAATCATGTGTGTCTCTTCAAGCACCCACAGGCTGtatgtttgacacccctgatatAGATGTTTCACCAAGAACAAAGttaattttcattgaataattaaTGAAAGTCCATACTGGTCTAATTAATGCATGGTTGTACCATGTTTCCAGGCTGTGATGCGCCGCTGGTTACCTGCAGGTGAAGCTTTACTCCAGATGATTACCATCCATCTTCCCTCTCCCGTCACAGCCCAGAAGTACCGCTGTGAACTGCTGTATGAGGGTCCTGGTGATGATGAAGCTGCCATGGGTTAGTCACAACATTATGACAGGTTTCACACTTCAAGGAGATTTACCTTGTTGGCAAACTTTGTCAGCTTCCTCCTTTGACTTTCCAGGGATCAAGAACTGTGATCCTAAAGCTCCTCTCATGATGTACATCTCCAAGATGGTGCCAACAACTGACAAGGGTAGATTCTATGCCTTTGGTCGTGTCTTCTCTGGTGTTGTTGCTACTGGGCAGAAGGTGCGCATCATGGGCCCGAACTTCACACCAGGAAAGAAAGAGGACTTGTACTTAAAGCCAATCCAAAGGTTTGCTGCCATCGGTTACACACATAATGCTTCCTCATCGATCCTCAGAGATTTGATTATATGATCATTACTCATGTCCTCCTCAGAACTATCCTGATGATGGGTCGCTATGTAGAGCCCATTGAAGATGTTCCATGTGGGAACATTGTTGGTTTGGTTGGGGTCGATCAGTTCCTGGTTAAGACCGGCACCATCACCACCTTTGAAAATGCTCACAACATGCGTGTTATGAAGTTCAGCGTTAGTCCTGTGGTGAGAGTTGCTGTGGAAGCCAAGAACCCAGCTGATCTGCCAAAGTTGGTGGAGGGCCTCAAACGTCTAGCCAAGTCTGATCCTATGGTTCAGGTGAGCATCTTGTATAGGTTAACCCATTGTTGCGgtacaaacaaaataaaagatcAAAAGCTGCATAAATCTGGCTCACTCAAATTacttataacataaaattcatacactagatcTTTAATCTTCCTGAAAACAGAGATATGCATTTCTTTTCTAATACTTCAAAGAGTGTGTTCATGATGAATTTGTCATCTGCATTTTGCCAGTGTATCATTGAAGAGTCTGGCGAGCACATAGTGGCGGGTGCTGGAGAGCTCCATCTGGAAATTTGCTTGAAAGACCTTGAGGAAGATCATGCTTGCATCCCTCTGAAGGTAACACTTCGATGACTCATCACTGATGAGCATGCAGATATTTTTTATCGTGTTCTTACTTTCTTTTTTGCTAACAGCTtcggctctttttttttttttttttccagaaatcaGACCCAGTTGTGTCATATCGTGAAACAGTGAGTGATGAATCAGACCAGGTTTGCTTGTCCAAGTCTCCCAACAAGCACAATCGTCTGTACATGAAGGCTCGGCCTTTCCCAGATGGCTTGGCTGAGGACATTGATAAGGGTGATGTAACCTCTCGGCAAGAGCTCAAACAGAGAGCTCGCTACCTGGCTGAAAAATACGAATGGGAGGTTGCAGAGGCCCGTAAGATATGGTGCTTTGGACCAGATGGCACAGGACCCAACATCCTTGTGGATATCACAAAGGGAGTTCAATATTTGAATGAGATAAAGGACAGTGTAGTGGCTGGTTTCCAGTGGGCAACTAAAGAAGTGAGTAAAGActgacatacaccgatcagccacaacattaaaaccacctgcctaatattgtgtaggtccccttcgtgccaccaaaacagtggcaatccacatctcagaatagcattctgagatgctaatcttctcaccacaattgtacagtacggttatctgagttaccatagactgtcTGTTCGATCCAGTATGGccattctgttgacctctctcatcaacaagacatttccatcagcagaactgccactcactggatgttttttgtttttggcaccattcagagtaaattctagagactgttgtgtgtgaaaattccaggagatcagcagtaacagaaatactcaaaccagcccctctggcaccaacaatcatccatgcgattatctaatcagccaatcatgtggcagcagtgcagcgcATAaaatcagatacgggtcaggagcttcagttaatattcacatctaccatcagaatgggggaaaaatgtgatctcagtgatttggaccgtggcatgattgtttgagtatttctgtaactgctgatctcctgggattttcatgcacaacagtctctagagtttactccgaatggtgccgaaatcaaaaaacatccagtgagcggcagttctgtggatggaaaaaccttgttgatgagagaggtcaacagaaaatgaccagactggttcgaactgacaaggtctacggtaactcagataaccgctcagtACAATTATGgtaagaatagcatctcagaatgctattctgagatgcgggttggtgcagttttggtggcacgagggggacctacacaatattaagcagttggttttaatgttgtggctgattggtgaatatactgtaatatattctTCAACATTGCTACATAGTTCAGTTTAGATCACgaccaaattaagatttttcatAATGAGATTTTTAAGAGACTCTTTTGCGTTACATTACTAGGGTGCTCTCTGTGAAGAGAATATGCGAGCAACCAGATTTGACATTCATGATGTCACCCTTCATGCCGATGCCATCCACAGAGGTGGTGGTCAGATCATTCCTACAGCCCGTAGGGTTCTGTATGCTTCTGTGCTCACCGCTCAGCCAAGACTCATGGAGCCCATTTACCTGGTTGAAATTCAGGTACATATGGTGGATTCGTTTTAATAGAAATGAGAGAATACAATCTAAATCTGGACGACACTAAAATATGAGCTTTTTCCCTCCAGTGCCCAGAGCAGGTTGTTGGTGGCATCTACGGTGTGCTGAACAGAAAAAGAGGCCATGTCTTTGAGGAGTCCCAAGTGGCAGGGACACCTATATTTGTTGTGAAGGCATACCTGCCTGTAAATGAATCATTTGGTGAGACTCTTTCAGACTTGAAGCAACTTGGTATCTTTTTCATGTTTGTTCAAAATGATAGCAGTAGGGCATCAAAGGTTTATCATTTTTGTCTCCAATAATTAATACGTTGgtaaattaaaaacaaagttGTTATTGCAGTGTAATAACAGAAAAGtagaattaaaacattattaatcttATGCTTTCATTTGAttgttttgcatttgtttctGTACAGGTTTCACAGCAGACCTGCGGTCTAACACAGGTGGACAGGCCTTCCCTCAGTGCGTGTTTGACCACTGGCAGATTTTGCCAGGTGACCCCTATGATATAAACAGCAAACCTAGCCTGGTTGTTGCAGAGACCCGTAAGCGTAAAGGTCTGAAGGAGGGCATTCCAGCATTGGACAACTTCCTGGACAAACTATAAATTGCTATGGATTGTCCAGATTGTGACTGAAGCTATTCATCTTACAATGTTAAATAACACAGTCATGATTCTGAAGTGTATGGAataatgtttacactgaaaatcttATCTTATTTGAAATGTTAAAAGCTGTACAATCTTGCAGCAAATAAAATTTTAGCACACTCAACTTGTGTTGATTTATCCAGATACATGATTCAGAAAATACAGCCAATACAGTGAAACACCACAAAAGTATGAACTTAATcgttaaacataaaaatatataattccaaCCGAACATTTAATAATTATAGAATCACTGTGGATTCATTTATATGACTTCAGATGTGGATGCCCATGCTCCTAACTTTGCCATCCATCAATGAAGAgctgcattcattataaaactcaGCCCCTCACTGGGAGGTACAACAATtagcatattatttttatcaataaaattgaCTTCCAAGACCCAAAATAGTCCATACAATGTATGTAACAGGAAAACAGCTACATgtgaaaaagaaataaacaacCATCCATTCACATGCCTTCAAACTTTCTCAAAATTACATGGCTCCAATCCAGTAAGACTATATGTGAGATGAATTCAAACTGCTACttatgtctataaagtaaataaCCATTAGCAATAAAAGACCTCCAAAAGAACGAAATAAGGAAgatttgtgtattgtgttgatccTATGTGACATCCTGTATACAAACTTTGAGGCATAATTGTTTATAGTACATTGAATGGCTTCATTTTCATTTGACCTATTGCTGCATGTCTTATGAGCGGAACAAGAACCATTAAAATTATACAGTTTTAAAGCAGGTCATGTTGCAGTTTTTGAGGCAAATATGTTAAATTTCTTTAAGATAACAAAAACATGGGGTAGAGGGGACAAACAAACTACTTCCACATAAAATTACAGATTCAAAATTGATTTACTGCATCAGCAATCAGGAATCCGATTACctttgataaaataattaaatcacaatttaaaaccACAATCTTAAAAAACAGACAAAACTGTTGCAATCTGACATTTGTCTTGATATCAGACGagtaaacattttacaatatacAACAAAGAGTTTTTATTGCTGCAACTGAAGTCTGAAAttgtaacaaaaatattaataattgcaCTGCTGAAATTGTTAAGGACAACAATTTGAGCTGCCGCTGAAATTCCTTTTTCGTTTCAACCGCAGAACCGCTGACGGTTTGATGTGTCTGACATTTTCAGTCCACTCGTTTTTCAGTCTGTTTTGCTCTGCTCCTCAAATCAAAAAGCTAATGGATGAGTAATTAAGTGTAACTTAAGTTACCctaatttgaagaaaaaatagcTCGAGTCAGTGGTGCATTTGCTGACCAAGCCACAAGATCTTGCTTCATTGCAGTCCTCCTAGTTCCTTGTCAAAATACGATTCTTGAATTCCATAGTCCATCACATTTTTCTTTTAGCTTAGCTAATTTGATTCGTCGTTGGTTTAGTGACTGGCGTAATTCTGGCCAACAAAGATGAACCATGATTCAGTCTAGTGAGATAATGTCTGAGAGGCCTGAAGATCCTCCAGTGATGACACCTGTCTCGTGACTAGAGCTGCTGCTATGGGTTCCCGTCTCTATTGTATACTGAGCTGATGAGGATACAAGGCCAGTGCTGGTGGTGGCACTCTGAAGACTGCTAGAGAGGTTGTCTAAAAATATGGGGGCTCTGTAATGCTGCTGAAAAAACAAGCAAGCAAACTAGCGATAATCTTTCAGAAACAAAGTCTGTGCACACCCAGTATGACAGAAAACAGCTGAATATCAGACCATTAAAAATACCAATGAAATCTCATTATAAGAAAGAATATTTTACACATACCTGTGGGTCCCCTTGAATCAGCGAAAATAAATCAAGACCTTTGGGAAACACACATGGAGTATGAGAAACTTCTGAAACTTGAGAATTAATGAAAGCATATTTGATTGGATGACAGATCAGATAAGAACATACTTTGCATATCTGTGGGAATAGTGGATAAGGTTGAATGGTGGAATGGAACAGAGTAGTCTGCTATGGAGGAGGTCAGGTATGAGGTGTCCAGCGCCTGGACATTTGGCACTCGAACAGTTGATGGCTGATAAGTCAAAACCCTaatagagaaaaaggaaaaaaataaaatcacaaaccatgttgctatgctgttgccaTATAAAGTATCATGTGGAAGTGTAGGATCCACTGCAATCAAACTTTTGATGGATTTTGAGAAACATTTTGGATTACTTTATTCAGAATAAAAATGTACAACTGATGTTTAATGTGTGGTTCAAAGTTCAGCGTCTGTGGTCACAAAATGGCAAATCAGTCTGCCAGATTTTGTAGTAAATCAGTGAGCACCAACCCTTTGCTGTGCATCTCCTCAGCTTTTGACATGTAGACACAGCGCTTTTTCAGAGGTGGATCACACTCCTCGTCATCATCAGACGAGCTCTCTAGCGTCAGATCGATCACGTCTGCTTTTTTTGTACTGCTGGGTTCTGGGAGTGGCACCATGGCACTCTGTCGCACTGGGACAGCACCTGACGGGTCACAGCAAGACATCATTTGGTGGGGTTAGTAATCATTTTTCAACATGGAAATCATATTTACATCCAACTTAAACAAGATATAAGTTAATCCAATCTAATTCATGTTATTCAATGTTTTCTTCTGAATTGAAATTAACATATAAATCACTTACAATCAATTTTTGGGATACATGAAGATGACACTTTCAAAGCCTCCTTCTTTGGTCTCATTGGACACCATGTCCCATCCTCTTGAAATTTGATTTCATCTACATCTGTGCAGTCATTGAGTATTTCCATGAAAAGCCTGAGTAGAGAGAGCCTTGTTTACTATGTGTAACACACTGCCTATAAAGTAAAAATACATTCAAGATTTCACCAcggtttaaggaatattctgggttctattgaagttaagctcaatcgacagcatctgtggcataatattgattactacaaaaatttattttgccttgcccctccttttctttaaaaaaataaataaaaataatctgtgttccagtgaggcacttacaattaaagtccgtccgtaaatgttaaaatactcacttttcaaaagtatagccacaagacaacaatatgcatgtacacatgattttagtgtgataaaaccacttatCTTTTCTGTGGAAAGatgtagccaattttac carries:
- the LOC127434429 gene encoding elongation factor 2-like, with the protein product MVNFTVDQIREIMDKKSNIRNMSVIAHVDHGKSTLTDSLVCKAGIIASARAGETRFTDTRKDEQERCITIKSTAISLYYELQENDLAFIKQCKDGSGFLINLIDSPGHVDFSSEVTAALRVTDGALVVVDCVSGVCVQTETVLRQAIAERIKPVLMMNKMDRALLELQLEPDELYQTFQRIVENVNVIISTYGEGEHGPMGNIMVDPVVGTVGFGSGLHGWAFTLKQFAEMYVAKFAAKGDKKKADLSPAERARKVEEMMKKLWGDKYFDPSCGKFSKSATNADGNKLPRTFSQLVLDPIFKVFDAIMNFKKEETQKLIDKLEVKLDVEDKEKEGKPLLKAVMRRWLPAGEALLQMITIHLPSPVTAQKYRCELLYEGPGDDEAAMGIKNCDPKAPLMMYISKMVPTTDKGRFYAFGRVFSGVVATGQKVRIMGPNFTPGKKEDLYLKPIQRTILMMGRYVEPIEDVPCGNIVGLVGVDQFLVKTGTITTFENAHNMRVMKFSVSPVVRVAVEAKNPADLPKLVEGLKRLAKSDPMVQCIIEESGEHIVAGAGELHLEICLKDLEEDHACIPLKKSDPVVSYRETVSDESDQVCLSKSPNKHNRLYMKARPFPDGLAEDIDKGDVTSRQELKQRARYLAEKYEWEVAEARKIWCFGPDGTGPNILVDITKGVQYLNEIKDSVVAGFQWATKEGALCEENMRATRFDIHDVTLHADAIHRGGGQIIPTARRVLYASVLTAQPRLMEPIYLVEIQCPEQVVGGIYGVLNRKRGHVFEESQVAGTPIFVVKAYLPVNESFGFTADLRSNTGGQAFPQCVFDHWQILPGDPYDINSKPSLVVAETRKRKGLKEGIPALDNFLDKL